The Tenrec ecaudatus isolate mTenEca1 chromosome 4, mTenEca1.hap1, whole genome shotgun sequence region ccctaataaaatgtttaaaaaaaaaaaagggaagctGGGCGAGcacctttccccctccctgtAGGAGAGGGGGCAGCCAGGGACATCAGGTAAGATCAGCTCCCTAGTGCACCTGGTTGGCACTGGCCTGCAGGTGGCCAGCCCCAGGCCGGATTCCGGGCTGCCTCCTAGAAAGCCTGGCGTTGTGCTGTGACCAAGAAGGGAAGGCAAGTCCCTCTGAGCGGACACGTCTGACTTGCTCTGAGCAGTGTGGAGGCTGCAGGGTCTCCACCTGATCCCAACCAGGGAGCAGTGTCTGGGAAGGGCCAGGGTGGAAAGCGCCCAGAAGCCAGAAGGAGAGGGCGCTGAGTGTGCTGGatctgaggacagggagtttcctCTGCCTCTGACCCCCCCGTTATCTCCCAGTTGGACTGCTTAGGGCCTCTGTAGCCAGCTAGCAAGGGGCTGAGGGGTTAGAGGCCTGGGAGGGCTCCCGCAGTGGTCACGCAGAGCCGGGATGTGCAAACCCTCCTTGGCTAAGAGGTCCCTGGGGCAACCCCTGGAGTGTGAAACCAGGTTGCACAGAGCccacttcttcctcctcctccagagGGCAAGTGCGCAACCGGCAGATGTGACCAGGCTACTGCTTCCCAGGTGTCCATCTGAGAGTCCCCCTGGTCCCGCAGCACAGGCCTGTCCACAGGCGAGCTGGCACCAGCATTAGCCTGTCGTCCCTATGACTGCACCCCGCTGTCACTGTGGCCATGACCTTCTCCAGCTGGACTCTCTCTAGCCTATcgtaccctggcctggggtctCAGCTGGACTCTGCACAGGGAGGTGCCTGGGGTCCACTGGGGAGAGTTCTTGGAGGCCGCCGgagcagagaggaggaggttgTTGTGTGCAGTGGGAGGTCAGGAAAGTCGTCACCAAGGGAAGGGCCTgccagggggagggacaggtgcaGAGGTGACAACAAGGGCAGGAGGCTCAGAGGAGCATCAGTGGTTGGGGTGTGCATGGCAGCCTGGCAGCTTGGATGTGCAGGGATGGGGATGAGGTCAAGGGAGCAATGAGGCCAcagaacctgatgccaggccaAGGGGCGTGTGGGCACATGAAGGCCGGGGGTAAATGGACACATGAGCCCTTTGAAGCAGCCCCTCcacggtggtgaggagagtggacTGTGGTCTGGAGAGAACCTGGACTCAGAGAAGGTGGCGACTGGAGGTGGCAGCCATGGCTGAAGGGAGCAAAGAGGGTGTCAGATACGGGGCAGTGAGACGGGAGGTCAGAGCAAGTGTCTGCAGTGGGAGAAGGGGACGGGGAGGCTCAGTCGAGTCTCCCAGCTCGGGCTCATGGAGGGCGCATCCAGAAGAACAGCAGGGCCCTGTGGGCTGAAGCGAAGCAGGGCTTTCCTGGGACTCCTGACCTCAGAGGCCCCGACCAGGTGGTGCCTGTCCACCGTCAACGTGTCCTGGGAGGGGACGTGGCCCAGGGTGCAACCTGCAAGCCCGGGACATAAAGAGGaggggtctttttaaaaaaataattcttttattggggcctcttacagctcttatcacaatgcacacacATGTCCTTTgtctcagcacatttgtacatttgttgccatcaccattttcaaaacattttctttctacttaaacctttggtatcagctcatcttcccCAGTTCCCcatgcttcctccctcatgaacccttgataatttttttttcatgtcttacaccgactgatgtctcccttcacccacttttctggtgtctgtccccctgggaaggggttatatatagatcactgttatagattccctctttctctccctacctttctcgtaccctcctggtatcactactctcatcctgaggggtttttctgtcctggattccctgtgagctcttttctgtacctatgtacatgctctggtccagccatatttgtaaggtagaattggggtcatgatagtggaggggggacagggaggaagcatgaaagaactagaggaaagttgtatgtttcattggtgctatactgaaccctgactggttcgtcaattccttgtgacccttctgtaagaggatgtccaattttctacagataggTGTTGGGTCTCTATGCTgcagtccccctcattctcattgatatgatttttgttctgggtttggtgcctgatacctgatcccatcaacacttcatgatcacacaggctggtgtgcttcttcgtggGCTTTGTGTTttctcagctagacagctgcttgtttatcttcatgcctttaagaccccagatgctctatcttttgatagccaggcaccaacagttttcttcaccacatttgcttatgcacccattttgtcttcagccatcctgtcagaaaggtgagcatcacagaataccaggctattagaacaaagtgtttttgctttgagggagtacttgagttgaggcctaatgtctgtctgctaccttaatacttaacatataaatacatgcacatagatctttttccctattgttaaatataaatatatttgcatgcacacatGCTTGTATTTCGACCTCTATGAATGTTACAGGAGGGGTCTGGAAGAAGGTTGATTGCATTGGTGGTCCAGTGCTGCTTTCACAGGAAAACCACTGGGTCCAGGGCTTTAACCAACAGACCCTTATTTTCTCCCAGTTCAGGAGGGTAGATGTCTGCATTCAAGGTGCCAGTTGAGGGCAACCTCctctctctgtcagctctggtGAAAGATTCTTATCTCTCTTGACCTTTTGTTCTTGGCAAAAGGTCTATTTCATCTGGCATCTAATTTACCTTATCTCCCTCTGCTCCCCGGACTGATTTAATGTCTTGTAAATGTCAATGGAGACTGAGTTGAGTTCTACTTGATAGGAAGCATGACTCATTAACATATCAAGGACCCCTGATTCCCAGATCACAGCCACAGCATCACAGTTAGAGTTTACAGCACCCACTCTTTGATGCACAAGGAGCCCAGGGAAAACCAAAGGGACAACTGGTGACAGTTTCAGGGGGGACCGGGATGTGTGTGCATATGGGGGCATTTCAGAAGTAGGGGGCCCTCCAACACCTCAGTCAGGCTGTGAAGGACAAAGCTTCATCCAGGCTCTGGCCACAGCGGGGGCGCCAGCCTGCTGTGCCCTGAGTGAGACACACAGAGAATGTGGTCAGTGGGAATAGCCCACCCTTGCTCAGGCTCCAGGGGGACAGGCTGCCTCTGGGAGGGGCCAGGGACATTTTGAGACTGAGAAGGGCAGGGAGACAGGTCCAGGAAGGGGAAGCCATGATGCTGAGCTCCAGAACATGCTGAGGGCTGGGTGCAGAGGGCGATGTGGCCTTGAACCCAAAggacagcttctccttgggactgGCTGGGTGGTCGATCCTCTGGGGTGTGATGGGCCGGGGAGTTGATTCAGTGCTCAAGCATCGGTTGTGTGGGAGACAATGAATGCCTGGAGCCGGGGAGTCAGAGGGGAACACACTCTGTGGCCCTGACTCCTCAGGAGAGCACAGAGGCCGAGGGGGTGAAGTGGGGGCCTggctcccttcctctcctggggAACTCAGTGCTCTTAAGCAACCAGGCTAGGAGCTTCTCCATGGGGGCTGGGAGCGATTTCATCCAGGAGATGGAGAATACACTGTTTACCTCGTGCACAGGCTGTTCCCATCTCCTGCACAGCAAGTTCTGTGAGGCCACAGCAGGAGCGGTGGAAACCTCTGACCCACACTCTGGAAGACAGCCAATGATGGGGTGCCAAGAAGGCCCCGCCTCCAGCTCAGGCTGAGCATAAAGGAGGCTCCGGGGGGGCTAGCGGAAAGCAGATTGGAGCACCATGAAGACCCAGATGGACGGCTGTTCCCTGCGGGGGTGGGcagtcctgctgctgctgctggtctgGGTGGCGCCAGCCTCCCTTGCAGATGTGTACCGCTACCATGAGGCTGTGCTGCGGCTTGTGGATGGCCTCAACCAGCGGTCCTCGGAAGCCAATCTTTATGGCCTCCTGGACCGGGAGCGGGACCCAGATCTCGATGGAGTGAGTCGGTGGGGCCTCTGCTCTGGCCTGACTGGGTCTCACTGTCACCCTGGTCTCCTGTCCCGGCTGCTGTTTGTTgtactcccccaccacctccaggcAGTCTTCCTAGAGCAGGGTCCAGCCTGAGAGCATAGACTCCCTGCGGTGTGCAGAGGTGCCTCGCTCCCCTGGCAGGGTCCAGGGTGCTCAGAGAGCTCCAGGGATGAGGGGAGACATTGCATCTGGAGGGAGTGACCTCCTGCTCTGTCACCTATGATCCCACTCagagaggcggggggggggggggggcagccctGAGGTGTCTGTCCTGAGAGGCCACTGATCTCCCTGACCCCctgcagagggggtggggctCCTCATTAGAGCTTGTCTGCTCTGCCACCACTCCGTGGACCCTTGTGTAGGGCAGGACTGGGCTCTGTGCCCAGCTGTGCAGAGGCTACTCTCAGGCGGGAGGAGATGGAGGCAGAGACCACATGAGGCTGAACACGGTCATCCCTTTCCCCATCTCTTCCCAGGATTATAATCCCTTCTTCCCAAAGCATGTGGGTTTCACGATGCAGGAGACAGTGTGCTCCAAGAAGTCAGGGAAGTCTGTCGAAGAGTGTGACTTCAAGGAGAATGGGGTGAGGCTGGGCTATGAGGGTGCTGGTGGGGTGTCTGGAAGACCTGAACCAAGGGTTCCCCAGGGGACATTTCCAGGCATGAGGACGGAGCTGGGAGGGCAGGGCACTCAATGGGGTTCAGTCTGACCTTGGATGCCTCTTCCCAGAAGAGGAAGTACTGTTCGGGGACCATTGGTTTGGAGGAGCCCTTGGACTCCTTGGATGACCTCGtctgtgagtgggtgagtggtctGTGCTGGGCAGTGGGGACCGACTGGGACAGACAGAGAGGGGACATCCTCTGAAGCCAGAATCAGGACCTCACCCAGGACAGAGGAGGTCAAGCACCCAGGTCTCCTCCCTCAGCCTGACCCTGAAGTCTCCCATCCCCTCATTGCTCAGCAGTCCCACAGTGTGGCGCTCAGCTGGGGCCTTGAGAGAAACGCAAATTCCCAGTCCCCACTCAGTACCCCTAGATCAGATGCTGCAGGTGGCGACCAGCAATTTGCCTGCTACCCAATCGTCCCGGGATTTCTGAGTCTGCTACAGTTTGAGCACCCCTCCTTAGAGACTTGGGCTCTCAGCTCAGCTCTGCTGAGGTTGGACCCTGTGAGCCTGGAGGGGCTGCCATCTCCAGGTCTTAGTGTCCCCCCTGTTCACTGGGAGCAGGAACTCAGCTGCCTGCTCCAGAGAGCACTGCTGGAGCATCAGCTGGGGGCTCCCAGGCTTGGGTGGGGGTGGCCTAAGCATGGGATTCTCAGTGGAGGGGGTCTTGGCGTGACTGTTCACCCAGTCCCTCAGGGAGCTTGCTTCTTCCTGGTGCACAGAATTAAGGTGCCAAGTGCTTTGCCGCCTGCCTAATTCTGACCGGAGATCCTAGAGAAGACTGGCAAACCTACCGAGTCAATTTGGGAGCAACTTGAGGACAGTTTTGATGGTCTTCATCCCCGGTGGGACGCGTCCTAAGGTTCTCGCACGGGCTGGCGAACTCGGAAAATAAACTCTGTGAAAGCAACTTCCGTCAGGCTCCCTTGTCCTCTTCTTTCACTCCCTTGTCATCTCTCGTGTCCCTTCTTCCGTCAGCCGAGTCCTTGCGTTTGGGGGGCTGGGCacttgcttgcttgcaggggtgtgtgtatgtgacataggggtgggtggggacaggGACCAAAGCAGTCCTAGGTTCCTGCAGTGGTGGTGACACCAGGCAGCTGTTGCTGCTCACATGGTggtgacagtggacagtgtaagataacatAGAGACCGACTCTTACCTTACATTTCAAACGGGTTCGAGAAGGTACCATCTGCAATGAGAAGACATATACAAAAGGGATCACCAATGTTAGGCGTGGGGGATCCCTGCTCTGTAGACACTCCAGAGCCCCAATCTTTAATGAGGGGCAGGCTTAAGCCCATTCCCTGCATGTAGTCCTGCTCCATGTGACAGGATTACACACAGGGACAGTGCACTATTTGAGTGTTTACAAAGTAGCACTAACATATCAGCCAAGTTATCCACAGACAGGAGGGGAGGTTGAGGCTGGGAACATGAAGTAACTGATAAGATTGCAGACTGCTGCTTTTTGCAGCTAGCTTTAGTCAGGGAACAGGAGGCAAGTGTCCGTTTATCTCAGGCAGAGAGACAGGCCGgccattgcttcatcagctcccagggctgagaCATCAGCATTCTCCCTTGGGCCTTGAACCGAGGAAGGTGGGGGTCCTGTCCTGTTTGCCTAAGGAGTAAATAGGTCTCCTGCTCAATCTCCCAGAGACATGGGGGTCTGCTTGGTCCGTAAGTTAACCTGctgagggggacggacaacagaaacgtgggtgaaaggagacagcgggcagtgtaagatataaaaataataagttataatttaaccaagggtcacgagggtggaaaggtggggaagagagggaagggaaaaagaggagctgataccaagagctcaagtagaaagagtttcgttggttggttggttggttggttggttggttttgtgtCTTGCTTCTACCCTACTTTCTGAcgttattttaatttataaatcactttactgggggctcttacagcccttataacgatccatacatcagctgtcacgcacatttgtacatatgttgccatcatcactttcttttaaaaaatatatttattcgtttattttttccatcatcattttcaaaacattttctttcgccTACacgtgtcttttgcctcctagttctttcctctatttccttttacttgcctcctgtctcactaacttgtttgaccttcatttggctctttctgcacttcctcttggctactttgcacttgattgaaccccaccaggcattctacaccctcttgcagggattttagatctcttgttgttcccttgtccctgggtttgttggatccccactccctttcccccacctgccctctcccctgtcccatagaaccatcggtcccattgttttctccttgggattgtttatcttgcctgtcttatatagataaacatgaaaagaagaagaaaggcctataaatagttctaggtctgtctgctgacccttatgaatattttttgacagagtctgatgaggtgctaagCTCTGCCCTCCAAGCCTgaagtctgttttcaggattTCTCAGGGacattgttgctttgctccctttgctgttctgtcacgctccctttgtgtttcaccctggtgtgtgTGGGTCAGATCGGGAACAGTTTCTGCATtgtgtctccaatgctgtcctccgtagtgctgtgggtcagtgagggtgcaTCGTGTcttgtgggggcggggtggggctggCCTTATGGGCCTCTCTGTGCCTTGACAGCTCTGAGCAGGAGTGTCACCCTTGGacttctcccctacccttaggccacaTCGCAATTGTTTCTGCTGGGCCCCGATGACAGTGTAGCCCGTGCTCAGGCTTCAACGAGCCTATACAAGTGCTGCATTCCGGGCGAGCGGCTCTGGTGAGGAGAGCCAGGCACGGGACACCCAGTCCCAGCTCTGCTGCTTCGGGCTCTTCAGAAGCTGTccctgtctgcaggagactaacACTGGGGGACGAGAATTATATTCCCTAACTTGTAACCGAGGGAATCTGGGCATCTGGTCTTGCACGACAGGAAAGGCCCGACTTTGGTAAGTCGGAGGTAAAGTCCAAGGACAGTCTCTGCTTCACGTCATTCTCGCGGATGCTCCCATGAACAGCGATGCagtcttaaagtgagcacatggttgattctatctgCCCAGAGAAGCAGACATGATCCTTCTGCTCTCTCTTCCAGCCACGCTGCCCAGCCCCCTCACACCTTCCCCCACACAGGTATTGGgtctcctcacctgtgagctcagggaccttaatgtagataccgcccacctcgTGACGCATgtgactactgaatatgcatgtcttaaggctacctataaatgtcccaagacaGTAAAGGCTCGCTCTCCCTTCTTCCAGTTCCACCTGGACCATCAAGAgttgctgaggtgagcatgctactatcaagtgtgtctgactcctttatcttACCCGCTTGCTCTCCTATCTTACTTATCCCCTATGACCTTGCTATCATCACTCTATATGACCGCTGTACACGTGCCTTCTGGGCTTTCGGTTGTTAGAGACTGGCTGCCTCTGACACCTGTCCTTGCCACTCTGTTCTGTGGCTACAAGGTGCATCAGGTTTGGGGGTGAGCTTTCAGGGAGCAGCTGCACCCACCTTGGGTGGGCATATCCCATCTTCGCTGCCCCCCAGTGGGCAAGCTCTGAGTTGTGCTAGCACCTCCTAGAGCCCCTCAGGGGAGGGGAGCAGTTGGCGGCCCTGCGACCCACAGCCATGGTCTGTACATTACTCCAGGCTTCTAACTTCTCTTCCTGGCCTGGCTCACGCCTCCACACTCCTGCTGCTACTTTCTGTAATGACCCCGTGCTCATCCACCTCCACAGCTCTGCTACGGGGGCCTGCAGGGTGGGGCGGGACTGGGGGGGCGGGACCTCCTTGGCAATTACGAGTCAGGGGTCATGCTTCCTTCTGGGAAAGTGTGTTGGATTTCAGGCAGATCAGAGGGCTTCCGGTGCCTCGTAGGTTGCCTCAGAAGTCCATTCCCATGATGAGGAAGAATTAGGCGCTTTGTCTAGACAGAGTCAGGAATCTCAGCGACTAGAGATGTAGTGACAATTTCAGGAATGTTTTGAGTCGGCTTTTAACGTTGGTAGCTTGAAATCAGTCATCGTGGGAGTAGTTACACCCTGGCGATTGGCAAGGCTACACATCAGCTTCCTCACCCTACATGGAGAAGGAACCAGCACACTGAGTCCCTCAGGGGGAGGGCCGGGCAGGGAGGACACATGTTTGGGGGAAGGATGAGCAGGAATTCAGTCGGCcaggggaggaagagaaggcagACCAGGAGGACAGACGTGGGCAGAGACTGAAGACCCAAGTGGGGGGTTTTCTCTGCAGGAAGAGTGGAGTGATACCTGGGTTAGAGatgattggggtgggggtaggtccCCAGGGGGTGCCTTTGTTGACCCACATACGTCCTTCTTTGCATTTGGCGAGTCCGGAGCATCAGAAGCAGCCAGGCTTAAGAAGCTCCCAGACAAGCCCGTTTGGTGtttgcccgacctgatcccatgCATAGTCCAGGGAAGCTGCAGTGGGCTGGCCTAAGCTAGAGCCCAGAGAGGGATCACTTACAAGGCTGAGGCGGGCCTGTGCTGACCACCAGTGTCCTCCAGGTGTTCCCTGGTCTGTCAGCCAAGGCCAATGGAGGGTGTGTGTCTGGGGTGTGAGTGTGCGCTCATGGTGGCCGGGTGAGTGGGCTTGTGAGAACGAGTGCATGGAACTATGTGACTGCGCAGTGGGTGTGGCAGTACTCGTCAGTCTGAAGAGGGTGTGCCAGGGTGCTTGTGCAAGGGAGTGTGGGCAGGATGTGTACTTGTCATTTCTCAAGACCTTTCATGTCTTCAGTTTAAGCTGTGCAATTTGACTTAGGCACAGTAAAATACATTTAACGAGCATGAACCCTAATGGTCTGTTATCGATGCAGTATTCCAGATGAGGGCCATCTGCAGGAGGAGCTGCGGAGTCAGAGTTTGATATGGAACTAAAGACTGACTGGAACTTACAAATAATCGGAATGGGCTGCTTACTCAGAGACAGACGGTcggattctttatttctttaatgaATCTATTCGTTTGCCCATCGTTCAAAATGACAGAGAAGTTGGGAATAGAGCCCCAAATCCCTGTTGTCTCAGTCCATGATATCTTTCCTCCCCGGCTCCTATCATGCTCATTTCTCTCTCACCGCCCATCTGTCTGTCTGCATATGGTTTTACGGTAGCAGGTGGTGTTCCTgatgtgccctcctccctccagATTTCAGTGTACATTTACTAAGGACAAGGGGATATCCTGACATACCCACAGCTCAGCTATCAGATTCAAGGACTGTCACGTGGAGGCTTTATATTTTTATCTGACCAATAGATTAGTCCATATTCTAAACTCCCAATTGTCCTGATGAGATCCCCATTACAACATTTTCCCGTCCCCAGGAGACACTTTGTCACACACACTAATGACTgcctgcagagtggcttgtgtGTCCCTGTGCTAATGAGTGCCGCACAGACATCAGGCTGGTGTGCCTGGTCAGATTTTAACTTGCTCTGGGGTCCTCAGACTATGCAGCCTCAGGGTCGTTGTGGAGGGCTGTGACTGGCTCCTTTTTGACTGGGCCTCAGTGACCTACAGAGTCTGGTCCTGGCCCTTCCTGATGGCTCTGCTCCCGTTAGACCTGCACTGTCTCCATGGCAGCCACAGCCACGGGGACTTGAAATGTAgctggactggactgagatgtcccaaagtacacacacacacacacacacacacacacacacacacacacacacacacacaggatttcTGCAGATCAATATGATAAGAACATAGTAGCTTATCAAAAAGTTTCATAGTGATTCTATGTTGAAGTGATAAGATCTTGTATAAATGGTTAAATGAAGTCTATtactaaaatttatttatttatttatttatttttaccgtTTAAAATGTGGCTACTGGGTAGCGGGGAGATTATCTACAGTTCCATTTGGGTTTAGACAGCACCTCAAGGTCCAGCCCCTGTGCCAGGCCTGAGCTTCCTGCAAGAGGAAGAAGGCCCACTCAGGTGAAGGCCCTGAGGCCTCCTCATTGTATCGGCAGGTGCGTGCTCTCCCTGGAAACCAGCAGGGACCCGTAGAGCCCACGTTACTCCAGCAGCGCTGTGAGCTGTTCATCAGGCACGGCCTGCTCACCGGCAAGCAGGCCGGATGCAGATGTCACGTGGAAGGGAGCAGACAACTCTGAGACTCTTCTTTTATTTCCATATAGGAGTCAACGGAGACATCTGGCATGGAGGCTTAGAAGAACCTTATTGTGCTGCCTGCTTGCTCACGGTCACAGTGATTTCCTGTTGTTCTCCTGAAACTTGACTTCATGGAGACTCCTCAAAGTGTCAACTCCACAGTGAAAAGTGCCCGGGACCCTGAGAAGACagcctttgttgccatcagcctCCTCACTGGtgccaccttcttctttttttttttttttttgccaccttCTAATAAGCCTCATTGTCCCTTGAACTTGGACTTAGGGCCTT contains the following coding sequences:
- the LOC142447288 gene encoding cathelicidin antimicrobial peptide-like, which produces MKTQMDGCSLRGWAVLLLLLVWVAPASLADVYRYHEAVLRLVDGLNQRSSEANLYGLLDRERDPDLDGDYNPFFPKHVGFTMQETVCSKKSGKSVEECDFKENGKRKYCSGTIGLEEPLDSLDDLVCEWN